Part of the Zygotorulaspora mrakii chromosome 2, complete sequence genome, TTACGTAATTGGTTCCAAAAAGCGTACGGATTTTCATTACTCTCTCACATACTTCTTACAAAAGCGGTTAAAAAAATGGGTAGATCGTTACcgattcaatttttaaatttgTTTCAAGAATATTGTGGTTGggacttttcaaatatcaCGAAATCTCTCattaatgatgaaattgcGTATCAGACGCTAGTATTGAATATCGATCTCTGGTATTTCCATAAGGATAAAAGTTTCGAAAATGATGCGGGTTTGGAAATTATAcgatttctctttttccaaatagcGAGTCTTTTAGAAAACTCCAAATACCAACATTATAACTCTCAGAAATTAAGAAGACTCAACATTTTAGGGAGACTTAACAATACGCAACATTTGTTTGCTGAAAGGTATGGTACACCGAATATTATAAAGGATTTGGAATCAGAGCTCTCCCATGTGTATTATGGTTTACTAAAAGATGATTTtagtaaaaaaaacattcaATGGCTTTTACAGTTTAGTTATTttgaattaaaaaatggattttcTAGTAACTCAgaaatttctttaattgCCCTCGACAGATTCTGTATAGAAATGTTGAACAAGAATGATATGCGTGCTATTCGAGTATTTAGTGAATCGGTCtcaccaaaatttctgGTTATGCTTCTAAATGAAATTACTGTCAGCAAAGGTAATCCGATGATAGCTTTGAATATACTGTTCAAACTGTTACTGATCAATAAATTGGCCTACAAAAATTTCGCCAAAAGTGGTGGACTTGAGCTCATCTTCCACATTCTTCGTGGGGCCGCGCGTTTTTATGAGGATATCATCTACTTACTGTATCTTTATTCTTTTGGTGACTATAATCTTGATCCAGACTTAAAAGTTTCggaagaatttcaaaatgaagcTGTACCAGAAAACAATATAATTGTCATGAGAGAAGCATTTCTCCTAGCAGTCGAACTTTTGGAGTGGGCTGTAATAAATGACATAAAAGAATCATTCCCTCTCGATCTTGAGAGTTTTATTTGCATATTCCTAAAAAAAGTATCGATCCTTTTGAGAAACGCTAAAAATTTCTCTCCATTAAGTCCATGCAGTAGTGCACTTTTTCGGCTTTTACaagatcttttgataaCTTTAACCAAGCCTCAAAATTCTCAAGTATATTCAGATTCATCAAGAATACTGATCGATATTCTGTCAGAACGCACTATTCACTCGATTAAAGTCCTGAATCACTGGGAGTTCGAAAGATTCTTCAATGAACTAGTGGGGTCATACACTGGAGCGGGGAATGGGACGCCTTCTCTGGAAAAGAAGGTCAGCTATTTCGAGTTATCTTTTGTACATTCAATATTGCCAAGTATTGTACGACAAATAAGtggattgaaaaaactctACGAAGACCTTGCGAAAAATACTTATATGATGGCTAATGTCCTTTTGTTGCTAGATAGATGCATTCCCATTCTCATAAGAGAAGTATTTGATGTTAAATTGAAATTCGAGCTATTTCTGTGCTTGCTGAATTTGACAAAATTAGTTAAGCAGGGGCACTCTTTCAAGTGTCTCAATAAAACCGGccttgatgaaattttttcgaGCATCACTCTGAGCTTACTGTATACGTTCATTATGAATGAACCATACGAAAGTATTCCCATTTTGCCATCGTTTTATGGAGCAATTTTGGAGgattttgatcttctttGCGACGTTAAGCATAGCAGTCATCAGAGCAGTATGGCAAACTCAGTTGTTCAGTTTCTGTTGCTCAGAATCGAGGAGAATTTAGAGTCAGATGCTATATTCTGTTGCCTAAAATCATTCTCAAGGCAATATGAAGCGGACCacaagattttgaatgaaatctTTTACACATTTGACGATCCCGATGATCAATCCgtgtttttttcaaagattacCACAAATAATAAAGAGGCATTGATCGAGTATTTGAGTGGCCAAgatctcttctttcaagCCAAAAAGGAGCAACTTCTGAAAGACATCACTAGAAAAATGAGAATAAAGGAAGATTTTTCCTGGGGAACTGCTGGAGGTTTGAGGCTGCAAATTATTGAACGTAAGCAATACAGAATGGAGAACAGCTACTCTGACgcagaaagaaaatatgCGCTATTTCGTAACgataatattgaaattgataagaGACTCGGAGCTCTTTGTGTGAAATATTATGCGAACTTTATTACTGATATGGAGGAAGATATAATAGCCCATAATAACCAGTATAGCGCTATGAAGTGCCAGTATAATTATATTTTAGATTCCCAGTTGAATAAGCACATTGAGCTGTTATGGGGGGTAGATTCTGTGCAGGACCATGATATGAGAAAAATTCGACTGGTCCCTTTTCAGTTTCCTCATGTGGATATTGATATAGGACCTCCCGGCCATTCTCCAGATCATAAAATAGATGAAATGAAGGATAAGAAACAGGAGCGGAAGCCAAGTACCAGTCTTTTATCTTATGATCTGATATCGGATTTGGAATCAGTTGATCTAGATTCCAATGAGAGGAAGGATCAGAACCGCAAAATACTCAAAGTATTGAAAGAGGGAGACTCTatcagaaatatttggaacACAAGTCTTGTAGTGGGCTTGGATACTAGGGAAGGTATTTTGATCTTTGGAGTTCACAATTTGTACTTTGTGGGGGATTATTATTTTgtgaaagaagaaaacaaagttCTTGACCTCGTTGAGATTCCTGAGTCTGAAAGAGATACAAATGTCAGTTTGATAGCAGGCTACTCTCATGATCTTAATTCTCGTAAAAGCAGACATGAAGTACTATCATGGAGTCTTTTAGATTTAGTATTCGTCGCAAAAAGACCATTTTTACTTCGTGATGCCGCATTAGAGCTTCTTATGGAAAACGGAACtgattgtttttttagCTTCAAGAGTAAGGTCCACAGAGATGAGGTTTATTACACATTagataaattgaaaaaaaacgagaATATCGATCCGGTCCTCAATAACATTTTGCAGGACTTCAATGTGAGAAGTAGCAGTGTCGGTTCTGTGAATGGTATGTCAAAGTCAAGCTTCCGAACCAAGTTGGCCAAGGCATTCTCAAATGGGTCCAGTCTTCTCGATGGACTAAACGCAACGTCTCAGTGGCAGAGGGGGGAGATATCTAATTTTTATTACCTAATGGTGTTAAACACCTTGGCTGGGAGAACATTTAATGATATCACTCAGTATCCAGTTTTCCCTTGGGTGATTGCAGATTATTCCAGCACAAAGCTGAATTTAAATGATCCAAATACTTTCAGAGATTTATCAAAACCAATGGGAGCCCAGTCAAAGAAACGCAAAATTCAGTTCATGGAGCGATATGAGGCGCTAGAATCACTAGCGGACCCAATGTTCCCACCATTCCATTACGGGACTCATTATTCATCGGCAATGATAGTTTCTTCATATTTGATAAGGCTCAAGCCTTACGTGGACTCCTTCTTACTTTTACAAGGTGGGAAATTTGGGCATGCAGATCGTCTTTTCAGTTCTATCCACCGTGCTTGGTCGTCTgcagcaattgaaaatactACGGATGTGAGAGAATTAACACCAgagtttttcttccttcctGAATTCTTGATTAATATTAACAACTATGACTTTGGGAAAGATCAAAATGGCAATGCTGTAGTTGACGTTAATTTACCGCCTTGGGCTAACAATGACCCAAAGatttttatttggaaaaaccGTGAAGCTTTGGAAAGTCCATATGTATCTTCTCACTTGCACTTATGGattgatttgattttcGGATTCAAACAAAGGGGAGAGAATGCTATAACTGCAATGAACGTATTTAATAGCTTGAGCTATCCTGGCGCGGTCAATTTAGACACTATAAGTGACGATAATGAAAGGCGGGCGGTCACCGGAATAATTCACAATTTTGGACAAACACCGCTCCAGATTTTTGAAGAGGCCCATCCTCCCAGACAGTTTCTTGGCACTAAAATGATACATCCTGGGCTCTGGTCTGATATAAGTCGTGTCCCGTCAGAAACTCAAATAGGCGATAAGGATTCTCCTGCAAGGTATATAAGGCGATTTGAAACCGCTGACGGCGTGGTACAATGGAAGTGCTGCCCTTTCCTAGATGTGACGATAGGTTCAGGTTCTGGCCCAATACTTTTGAGACGAGACCAAAACTGTGGTTTAGAGATAGGTGGTTACTTGTACAATTATATGCATTTTGCTCCAATATCTGCATTCTCTACTTGGAAAGAATGCGGGTTTGTTACAGGGGATTCTTATGGATTGATCAAAGTGTGGGAATACTCAAGTGACGCCGAGCAATCTAGTGTGGTACATTTGGGGACATTGTATGGACATTTATGTGAGATCAAAGATCTCAAGGCGAACGAAGAGTGTAATGTCCTATTGTCGGTGGATGCCAGTGGTCTTGTATATCTTTGGGATATGATAAGTTATCAAATAATCAGAAAGATACCAATAAAAGGTGAGCACGTTGCACTTTCGGCCAATAACGGAACGATCGCGGTTGCAACAGCAGATAATCACTTATCGATATATAATTCTAGTGCAATGCTTTACGCAGatgttgatttttcaagGGAAAGCACGATCTCATGCCTTAATTTTATGAATTTTTCTCCATTTGATCTAGGTTTAAAAAGACACATTTACTggaatgaaaaagaagttatAGTAGTTGGGTCTGTGGATGGGATGCTTCGAGTTTATGAGTTGGTTATAAATGATAAGTCCCAGTGGGCCCTACACcttctgaagaaatttgaaactgCAACGAGAAATGAAATCACTTGTATCGcaacaaaattgaagatcTGTGCGGTAGACAGCTATGATCAAAACTCGATTGAGGTACCTCAAGTGGAGATTGTGGCTGGAAGTTCAAACGGTTCTCTTTACCTTTGGCGATAGCCCATATACGTACCAACAGTTAACATGCTCACTCAGATATCtgattttcaataaagGTCGAATAGTGGTGAGTGATTATCTAATTTTTAATTTATAAATGCTGGTTATTATATGCTAAAATGCTAAAATGCTGAAGTGCTAAAATGCTAAAATGCTAATTTAAGATAAGGTTTTTCAATAACTCAATCTTGCTGatctcatcttcaaattccTTCGTGTCTACCGATGATTTGATGAGTTTGGTTAAATGTCTAGTCTTTCCCTGAGATTTGCCCTGAAAGATAGTAGCAACCCCACAAGTCTCCAATGCGTTACAAATTTCTAAGAATTCATTTCTCTTCAAAGGGCTCAAAgaatctcttttcttcattaaGTTGACGTAGTAATCATAAGTGTCGTCAAGTGAACAGTGAGATTGGAAAATATCCAGTTTTTCTCTATGAACTATGGCACATAGCACCATTTTCTGCTGCATGTTCAACTTACTGATACGCGATCTAGTTGAAGAGTTATTCATGAATTGTGCAAAAACTTTTGCTACATGTGGTAAGCCAACCTGGACCAAATTTTGGTCTGAGTCCTCACAAGGTAAGTATTTTGAAGGATTGATCTTAGAGGCAACCATTTGTAGTTCAACTATCTCTATGCTACTTCTCAAAACATCGAAAAGTTTCCGTAAATCACCTGTATTACCGGAACACTTTTTTGCTGCAAATTTGATTGCCATTGGTTTGAATATACAATCGGCTTGATCATCTGAGCCCTGTAAACGATTCataatgatttcaaacaTTTCTTCTGAGGTATAAGGATTGAAGACTATCGTCTTCGGTAGAAGGTCCTGTCTCAAATTTAGGCGAGAGAGGAATCTGTCCTTCATATCCAAACTATTTGCAATACCAATTAAAGCTAATCTGATAGTTGGTAACTTAGCTAACAGAAACAGTTCGAAGATCACTCTAGTTGACTGAGTATCATTGTAGGAAGAATTGACTAGTTTATCCATCTCATCTAATATAACAACAAAAGTGGTCGTCTTGCTGTAACTCTCCATGAATTCCTGCAAATCTGTCATTGTCTTCACGGGTCTTCCTGAGCCAGTTTTTACAGCCAATGAGTCATAAATTTTAGTAAAGATTGTTGTTGGATCATTGATTGCAATACAATTAATTGATGCAATTGAAACAGATTCTACACTGCAATCTACTGTTTCATAGTACGAAGTATTCTTGAGTCCATCGGCCAATGCCTCAGCAGGTTTCTTGATAGAGGAAGCAGTCAATGATGGTAACACAACTGGTAAAAATTTGTTGCGGATTATTGATTCAACCTGAGCTGTCTTACCAGTTCCTGGTGGACCGGTTAGATATAGCGAGCTGCTCACGTGACCGCCGATGTgttcattcaaaaactcCATTATTTCATCATATTGCTTTCTTCTAGTTGTCAACGAGCCATCCGGTTGCGCAATCACACGGGAGGATCTCTGTAAAAGTGTCTTGGTTTTGCTATAGATTGACTCTTTACCAAATACCAGTTTCTGCGGTGACGAAGATGGCGTCAGCAAAAACTCTCGTGTCTTGGCTCTCTTCTTGCAGCTGCCAAACTCTAACTTCCGACCTGTTCCGGGAGGTGTCAGCAGACCACCATCAAGTACTGATCTCTTGGCCTTTTCGGGCGTTGTAGGTACTGGCACTGCCATACTCAACCCGCCGACGTCGCTCATCTCAACTGTGCGCTTTCTACTCCTCAGAACTCTCTCACTGCGAATAGCACTACTCATTTTGGAATTAACTCTTCTAGTTCTATCACAAAAATCTCCTGTCGATGCTCAGTAGTGGTCAGCAAAAGGAACCAGATCAGAATTCTGTTTTATATACCTTTAACATTTACgcgttttttttttttcatatcgTTTTCTGGACGTGTCGCGAAAGCCAGCCTTTTTACCTTGCATCTTGGTAATAGCTGTCTGCATGCACTTTGGCACAAACAATTTCCTGATGTGGTATTGAGATTGATTCGTGCCCTGTTGCTCCTGCTGCACAAGTCGCGAAATTCATCGGTCCACTACTGTCACCTGTGTCAAGGTCATCTTGCCTTACTTCTGATGTCCAAACTGTCGCGAAAGTTAGACCCACGCAAATAGTCCTTGTTTAGGCACTCGGTGTAGGCACTCGGTATCAAAACATGGGTCCCATATTCCTACATTAGCGTTCAAATACGTAAGGTGCCCTAAACGCACCTCAGACAGCAGTAAGAGTTGCGATAACTGCAAGAACCGCAACAACTTCAATAAACGGCCACAATTGTATGGATGGAACCCCTCGCGATACCGCGAAGGGCGTGAGCACGTCACATATTGAATATAAGGTGTAGATGAGTGTGTGTGACACGCATAAGCACAGAGAACATACACTGACGCCCTTAAACAGGATTAATCCCCATTAATTAGCATCTACTATCTGCCGAATAACTACAAGTCACGTACTACGggaatattcaaaatccTCGCTTTGCAAGCTGAGAAGTGAAACatgaaagaagagaaaacaaattacATTTTGATTTTAACGAGAAGGGAGGTAGGAATAGTATTCGGTGTTGGGCAGTTGTGTGGTTGCAATAAAGGCAGATTTTATTTAGAAGCAGGACTTCTAATTGTATGAGTGTATTTCTTTGTTGGCGATTAGAGAAAAGTTCAATAAGAAGAATCAATTTAGCTCGTGTTAGTCAACACAAATCACAGGCTTGCAAAGGATCTTGGAAAAATGTCGCATCCTCCCCCAACCTCGCATAGAATGGGTGACAAGAAGCGGTATCATTATTCCAATAATCCCAACAGTGCGGTGAGGCATGGGCATTCTGTATTCGGCAAGAAGAGTTATGGCGGTTTGAGCTCTGGTAACGGAAGTGCGGGAGAGCTATCTGCACCGGGAAGCGGCATAAGCAGCAGTGTGTCCAGTGCGCAACAGTCGCGATACGATCCTAGCTCACCGAAAAGAGTGCCCAGCAGCGGCAGAAGTCGATATAATCCTGATGTAGAGGTGGCTCCGCAGGCTCTAGCGTCATCGGttccaaattttgttgtaaagaaaagaagttcTTTGGGCAATATAGATAATAGTGGTTCCGTCAATGGTGCGGCAGGTGCTGCTGGTCTCGTTGGTGCAGGGAGAGCAAGTAGTGTAAGCGGCCTTAACGGTTCCGCAAGCGTTGGTGGTTCGAGATACTCCGGCAGCAGGTATAATCCTGGACAAACAACCCAAAATTCTAGCAGTCATTTGGCAAGAACTAGCGTGGTGCAAGCAAATGCGGTGTCAGGTGCTAAGGTACCCGTTGGTCATTACAACAATGTGAATAGGCAAACGCGACCTAGGTCTATGGATCAATTTGGAAAGGATACACCTTACCATTATCAAAATGTCAATTCCAGTCAATCAGGACTATTGAACAATGCAAGTCCAAGTAGTGCTACAGGATATTATTCAAGAACGAATAAATGGAGATCAAATAGTGGATCTTCCAAACTAGACTACGATATTCATAATCCGAATTTAACACAATCGACAAGACCGTCTTTCTGGAACTCCCAGTTGCCAGCTAATAAATTTTCGGTCGAAAATCGACGATTTAAAGGTTCTTCTGTGTCCCCCACCTCTGGAAGTGAGAACACACCGGCCAGATATGAAAATTCAGTACAGAATGCTGATAATAATCGAAATTCAAGCAAAGAAAGCAGTTTAGAAATTAGggtggaagaaaaagacgCTGATGTAATTAAGAATTCAAATCCTCATTCTCTTGGATCTAGTTTGATCAATTCAGTACCACAAACAACAAGAAAAGTAGAGGAGGAACACGCATCAGGTCATAAAAACGTTGATGTGGATaaacaaaatataattGAGACATTGAAAGTTAACAGtgaaatagagaaaaaCACACCCAAAAATCATGAATATTCGGTAAAGTTCGGTCGAAATGTACCAAAGAAACAAGAACGTGAGCAGCCAATTATTGACAAAGAAATCTATtcacaaaaaaagaaggatatAGAGATTAAAGAGGACAAAGATAATAAGGAAAGGAAAGAGTTTATAGAGGAGAAAGAGATTGAGgacaagaaagagattgaggacaagaaagagattgaaggcaagaaagagattgaagacaagaaagagattgaggacaagaaagagattgaagacaagaaagagattgaggacaagaaaaagattgaggacaagaaagagattgaggacaagaaaaagagtgaGGCCAAGGAAAATAGTGAGAAATATGAGGGGAATGAGAAGCAAAAGGAGATCAAGgagaagaaggaaaaaaaggagACTATGGCTGGATTGTGGTCATTCTCTCGGCCATCGAGTGAAGTTTCAAACGACATGGATATTTCTAGAAAAGCTGGAGATAAAGTAGAAGCAGAATATAGTcctcttttcaacaaaacaGTAAACTGGGGTTTTGAAGACTATGAGTTTGTCTATGACCCAGTGATATTGAAGACGGATTTGAGCAAGATAAATGTAAATCCGGATCTTGTTGGATATTCAATCCCTTTGaaaccaattgaaaaatgtattTTTCCAATGACTAGAAATGAAACTCGGTTATGGGAGCTTAAAAATCAGAAGAGAAAAGACATTATTTGTGAACAAAAGTACCTTCTGAAGAATCCAATTAAATCATTAGGTTCTTAtccttttttgaaaacaaatatGTTAATCTACAAGCAAGCTGTGAAACCGATTCTGATAAAGTCtatatcaaaattaaaaagatatcaatatcTGAGGAAATTgcaattaaaaaaacaattaaTCGAACTTGATTCCAATTGGCAACAGAAATGTTCAGAAATGGATGAAATAAGcaaaaatttgaggaaAAAGGAACCCAGTAAGATAAATGGAGAAAACGACAAAGAACAGCAAGGGCATACAGTAGATGGAAGTGATAATTTGAGGGAACGTA contains:
- the BPH1 gene encoding Bph1p (similar to Saccharomyces cerevisiae BPH1 (YCR032W); ancestral locus Anc_1.144), which translates into the protein MEGDIEILADLLLACLSLSPLEEQEGNLVATYKSSIRDHLVEILSNFSGESLQTVHESSSYQFCDMWTYIDSELAQRFELSTTDLHFTMNDLDSWSKLLLCSSGSIEYALCLQIIISLSNMSLMNKMALKKLGKLKSNYLDKLLSFIDGDSILVVEKSTELFSLILTVCCEPTDIFQLYNNFQARAASHTLNSLAAQLSDPLSQNYLQFENCYKTFKIEPNEYSQYTLQLFIEFNNVTSNRVMTIGRDIYLEIKEGQFCISNDEFIVALFTEYEFQEGILYSIAVVLDSDNISLYVGGSCVGKICLFEGSMMGIEQFDLGSMICSFKLFRFFIFNDIYTEDSIKILHAFGSFVKASFAKNTDLHDVRPILADMMNCSSRSLEEQVEEVRKQNEKNLITDLNPLEESSSGDHQKEHAVEGLVDHITMGKCYIYRGANLLPMFASVNCFLFILCSLENSKSMDDLFNYLSHLMTLLRNSHLRNWFQKAYGFSLLSHILLTKAVKKMGRSLPIQFLNLFQEYCGWDFSNITKSLINDEIAYQTLVLNIDLWYFHKDKSFENDAGLEIIRFLFFQIASLLENSKYQHYNSQKLRRLNILGRLNNTQHLFAERYGTPNIIKDLESELSHVYYGLLKDDFSKKNIQWLLQFSYFELKNGFSSNSEISLIALDRFCIEMLNKNDMRAIRVFSESVSPKFLVMLLNEITVSKGNPMIALNILFKLLLINKLAYKNFAKSGGLELIFHILRGAARFYEDIIYLLYLYSFGDYNLDPDLKVSEEFQNEAVPENNIIVMREAFLLAVELLEWAVINDIKESFPLDLESFICIFLKKVSILLRNAKNFSPLSPCSSALFRLLQDLLITLTKPQNSQVYSDSSRILIDILSERTIHSIKVLNHWEFERFFNELVGSYTGAGNGTPSLEKKVSYFELSFVHSILPSIVRQISGLKKLYEDLAKNTYMMANVLLLLDRCIPILIREVFDVKLKFELFLCLLNLTKLVKQGHSFKCLNKTGLDEIFSSITLSLLYTFIMNEPYESIPILPSFYGAILEDFDLLCDVKHSSHQSSMANSVVQFLLLRIEENLESDAIFCCLKSFSRQYEADHKILNEIFYTFDDPDDQSVFFSKITTNNKEALIEYLSGQDLFFQAKKEQLLKDITRKMRIKEDFSWGTAGGLRLQIIERKQYRMENSYSDAERKYALFRNDNIEIDKRLGALCVKYYANFITDMEEDIIAHNNQYSAMKCQYNYILDSQLNKHIELLWGVDSVQDHDMRKIRLVPFQFPHVDIDIGPPGHSPDHKIDEMKDKKQERKPSTSLLSYDLISDLESVDLDSNERKDQNRKILKVLKEGDSIRNIWNTSLVVGLDTREGILIFGVHNLYFVGDYYFVKEENKVLDLVEIPESERDTNVSLIAGYSHDLNSRKSRHEVLSWSLLDLVFVAKRPFLLRDAALELLMENGTDCFFSFKSKVHRDEVYYTLDKLKKNENIDPVLNNILQDFNVRSSSVGSVNGMSKSSFRTKLAKAFSNGSSLLDGLNATSQWQRGEISNFYYLMVLNTLAGRTFNDITQYPVFPWVIADYSSTKLNLNDPNTFRDLSKPMGAQSKKRKIQFMERYEALESLADPMFPPFHYGTHYSSAMIVSSYLIRLKPYVDSFLLLQGGKFGHADRLFSSIHRAWSSAAIENTTDVRELTPEFFFLPEFLININNYDFGKDQNGNAVVDVNLPPWANNDPKIFIWKNREALESPYVSSHLHLWIDLIFGFKQRGENAITAMNVFNSLSYPGAVNLDTISDDNERRAVTGIIHNFGQTPLQIFEEAHPPRQFLGTKMIHPGLWSDISRVPSETQIGDKDSPARYIRRFETADGVVQWKCCPFLDVTIGSGSGPILLRRDQNCGLEIGGYLYNYMHFAPISAFSTWKECGFVTGDSYGLIKVWEYSSDAEQSSVVHLGTLYGHLCEIKDLKANEECNVLLSVDASGLVYLWDMISYQIIRKIPIKGEHVALSANNGTIAVATADNHLSIYNSSAMLYADVDFSRESTISCLNFMNFSPFDLGLKRHIYWNEKEVIVVGSVDGMLRVYELVINDKSQWALHLLKKFETATRNEITCIATKLKICAVDSYDQNSIEVPQVEIVAGSSNGSLYLWR
- the CDC6 gene encoding AAA family ATPase CDC6 (similar to Saccharomyces cerevisiae CDC6 (YJL194W); ancestral locus Anc_1.142) — encoded protein: MSSAIRSERVLRSRKRTVEMSDVGGLSMAVPVPTTPEKAKRSVLDGGLLTPPGTGRKLEFGSCKKRAKTREFLLTPSSSPQKLVFGKESIYSKTKTLLQRSSRVIAQPDGSLTTRRKQYDEIMEFLNEHIGGHVSSSLYLTGPPGTGKTAQVESIIRNKFLPVVLPSLTASSIKKPAEALADGLKNTSYYETVDCSVESVSIASINCIAINDPTTIFTKIYDSLAVKTGSGRPVKTMTDLQEFMESYSKTTTFVVILDEMDKLVNSSYNDTQSTRVIFELFLLAKLPTIRLALIGIANSLDMKDRFLSRLNLRQDLLPKTIVFNPYTSEEMFEIIMNRLQGSDDQADCIFKPMAIKFAAKKCSGNTGDLRKLFDVLRSSIEIVELQMVASKINPSKYLPCEDSDQNLVQVGLPHVAKVFAQFMNNSSTRSRISKLNMQQKMVLCAIVHREKLDIFQSHCSLDDTYDYYVNLMKKRDSLSPLKRNEFLEICNALETCGVATIFQGKSQGKTRHLTKLIKSSVDTKEFEDEISKIELLKNLILN